From Capra hircus breed San Clemente chromosome 1, ASM170441v1, whole genome shotgun sequence, the proteins below share one genomic window:
- the PLSCR5 gene encoding LOW QUALITY PROTEIN: phospholipid scramblase family member 5 (The sequence of the model RefSeq protein was modified relative to this genomic sequence to represent the inferred CDS: inserted 1 base in 1 codon) → MASKDAQNQRSRGPPGFLPGASDPDHGLHILPSNPGDRVWQRGPPPPGNLPPGLEYLSQLDLIIIHQQVELLGMILGTETANKYEIKNSLGQRIYFAAEESICFNRTFCSTLRSCILKITDNSGXEVITVNRPLRCNSCWCPCYLQELEIQAPPGSIVGYVAQKWDPFLPKFTIQNANKEDILKIVGPCATCGCFGDVDFEVKTINEKLTIGKISKYWSGFVNDVFTNADNFGIHVPADLDVTVKAAMIGACFLFDFMFFEHSLAGL, encoded by the exons ATGCACAGAACCAAAGAAGCAGAGGTCCGCCTGGCTTTCTTCCGGGAGCTTCAGACCCAGACCATGGTCTTCACATCTTACCTTCCAATCCAGGGGACCGAGTATGGCAGCGGGGTCCCCCtccaccagggaatctccctCCTGGTCTAGAATATTTAAGCCAG TTAGACCTGATAATTATACACCAGCAGGTGGAGCTTCTTGGAA TGATACTAGGCACTGAGACCGCCAACAAATATGAGATTAAAAACAGCTTGGGACAAAGAATATACTTTGCAGCGGAGGAAAGCATCTGCTTCAACCGTACTTTCTGTTCCACTCTGCGATCATGCATTCTGAAGATCACCGATAACTCAG CAGAGGTGATTACAGTCAACAGACCCTTGCGGTGTAACAGCTGCTGGTGCCCTTGCTACCTACAAGAG TTAGAAATCCAAGCCCCTCCTGGTTCTATAGTTGGTTATGTTGCACAGAAGTGGGACCCCTTTCTGCCTAAATTCACAATCCAAAATGCAAACAAAgaagatattttgaaaattgtTGGTCCTTGTGCAACATGTGGCTGTTTTGGCGATGTGGATTTTGAG gtGAAGACCATTAATGAAAAACTTACAATTGGAAAGATTTCCAAGTACTGGTCAGGCTTCGTGAACGATGTTTTCACCAATGCTGACAACTTTGGGATTCATGTTCCTGCGGACCTCGATGTGACAGTCAAAGCAGCCATGATTGGTGCTTGCTTTCTCTTT gaTTTTATGTTCTTTGAACATTCACTGGCTGGATTATAA